From a single Centropristis striata isolate RG_2023a ecotype Rhode Island chromosome 14, C.striata_1.0, whole genome shotgun sequence genomic region:
- the hoxa5a gene encoding homeobox protein Hox-A5a: protein MSSYFVNSFCGRYPNGADFQLHNYGDHNTANEQYRDSTAMHSSRYGYGYNGMDLTVGRTGTGHFVGNERTSGYSPSHSAATTPSVEPVRYNQSANSTGTTSLSPPPDPLPCSSVATSSPVPEPQSQHRAVKNSITTPCSTPCSSSNGGTLLLSRDCVSKASPLEEEKPAGSAPTTPQNVSDSSQPQIYPWMRKLHINHDLSGPEGKRARTAYTRYQTLELEKEFHFNRYLTRRRRIEIAHALCLTERQIKIWFQNRRMKWKKDNKLKSMNMAAAGGGGYRP from the exons ATGAGCTCCTATTTTGTGAACTCATTCTGCGGTCGCTATCCCAATGGCGCGGACTTCCAGTTACATAATTATGGAGACCATAATACGGCAAACGAGCAATACAGAGACTCAACAGCCATGCATTCCAGCAGGTACGGCTATGGCTACAACGGGATGGACCTAACAGTCGGGCGGACCGGTACCGGACACTTTGTGGGCAACGAGCGGACATCGGGCTACTCCCCGAGTCACTCAGCGGCGACGACACCCTCCGTGGAGCCGGTCAGGTACAACCAGTCCGCCAACAGCACCGGGACCACGTCTTTATCGCCACCACCTGACCCGCTGCCGTGCTCCTCGGTCGCCACCTCGTCCCCGGTCCCCGAGCCTCAGTCCCAACACCGAGCCGTGAAAAACTCTATAACGACCCCGTGCTCAACCCCGTGCTCGAGCTCGAACGGAGGCACGCTGCTGCTCAGCCGGGACTGTGTGTCCAAAGCTTCGCCCCTCGAGGAAGAGAAGCCTGCGGGAAGCGCACCAACAACTCCTCAAAATGTCAGCGACTCTTCACAGCCTCAGATATATCCGTGGATGAGAAAACTACACATAAATCATG ATTTGTCAGGACCAGAGGGGAAGAGAGCCAGGACTGCATACACCCGGTACCAGACCCTGGAGCTGGAGAAGGAGTTCCACTTCAACCGCTACCTGACCCGCAGGCGCAGGATCGAGATCGCCCATGCCCTCtgcctcacagagagacagatcaaAATCTGGTTTCAGAACCGCAGGATGAAGTGGAAGAAAGACAACAAGCTGAAGAGCATGAACATGGCGGCCGCAGGCGGGGGAGGCTACAGGCCTTGA